Genomic DNA from Brenneria izadpanahii:
CGGCGTCAGGCGAATATTATTGCGATGGCGAGTGAATAAATTTGCACCTAGTTGGTTCTCTAACTGACGGATGCGAAAACTAACAGCAGACTGCGTCAGGTAGAGCGATTCCGCGGCCCGACCGAAGTGTCTTGTCCTGCTGACTTCCAGAAAGGTTTTCAGTAATTCGGTATCCACGTCTATCTCCAAAAATTTTTGTCGTAATGATTTAAATGTTTTGTTTTACACAATGTCAAGCCTATCTAATACTCCGCGCCATAAACAGCACGACCATAAGAGAATTAGGAGCGTGTAAGATGGCGGAAAGCTTCTCTACCAATAATCGTTTTTTCGATAACAAGTTTTACCCACGTGGTTTTTCCCGGCACGGCGACTTTACCATTAAAGAAGCACAACTGCTGGAGCGCCATGGTTATGCTTTTAACGAACTTGATCTGGGTAAGCGTCAACCTGTCACTGAGGAAGAAGTCCAGTTTGTTGCGATGTGTCGCGGTGAACGTAAGGCTGAAACGGATATGGAAAAAATATGGTCTAAGTATATGGATCGTATTCGTCGTCCTAAACGCTTCCACACATTGTCTGGCGGTAAGCCGCAAATGGACGCGGTGGAAGAGTACACCGAAAGTGACGATTAATTAAAGACCGGGGCGCAAGCCCCTTGAGATTACTGACAACCCCCTCTCTTCCATTGTCATCCCCGCGCAGGCGGGGATCTGCTTTCTGGCCGTGCGTTGTATCAGGAAGATTTCTGTTTACGCAGGAATGACGCAAGGCTGCCTTGCCAACAATCTACGGACGTAATCCCTTTCTTTTGGGCTTTTGCTCTGTCTGTTTTCATCCCAGGTTTTTATGGAGTTGTATAAGCAGCCGATCCATACACCGGTAGCTCAGCGCTTCTGCGAGATGTTTTCTGTGTATATCCGTTTGCCCGCCGAGATCGGCAATGGTGCGCGCCACTTTCAGTATCCGGTGCCAGGCTCGCACGGATAGCCCCAGTCTACCCATCACCTCTTCCAGGTAGGCGGCGTCATCCGCGGATAGCTGACAATATTTTTCTATCTCGTTAGGTCTTAGACGCGCGTTAATTTTATTGGCTCGTTCAAGTTGTCTCTGCCGGGCGGACAATACACGTTCTCTGACGACCGCGCTGCTTTCCCCTTGGCAGGTCTGCTGGCGTAGTATGCCCGGCGGCAGTAAGGGAACCTCGATGGAGATATCAAAGCGATCGAGAAATGGGCCGGAAAGTTTGCTGAGATAGCGTAGAATCTGCTGTGCTGGCAGCCGGTTATGGATACCCTGATAATGTCCGGAGGGGCTGGGGTTCATTGCTGCAACCAACTGGAATCTGGCGGGATAGCAAACTTTTGCCCGGGCGCGGGAAATAATGATTTCTCCTGATTCCAGCGGTTCGCGGAGTGAATCCAAAACGCGCCGCTCAAATTCGGGTAACTCATCAAGAAACAGCACGCCGTTGTGCGCCAGAGAAATTTCACCCGGTTTCGGCAGAGAGCCGCCGCCAACCAGCGCCGTCATGGATGCGCTGTGGTGCGGCGCTCTGAACGGCCGGGTGCGCCATCGCGTCATGGTGGCATCGATATTTATCAGGCTATTGATCGCCGCGCTTTCCAGTGCTTCCTCATCGCTCAGCGGCGGCATCAGGTTGCCAAGCCGGCTGGCCAACATGGTTTTCCCCGTTCCCGGCGGACCGAGCAGCAGCAGGTTATGTCCGCCGGCCGCGGTAATCTCCAATGCACGCTTTGCCTGTTCCTGGCCGATAATTTCTTTCAGATCGAGTATATCGTCGTCGACCTGTTCTTCCTGGCGATCGCCGCTGCAACGGCGCAGCTCTTCCTCACCTTGCAGAAATGCGCAAACCTGCAGCAGGTGATCGGCCATCAGGGCTTCTCCTTGAGGGATTAGCGTCATTTCCTGCTGGTTGCCTGCGGGCAGGATTAACTGGCGGCCTGATTTTATCGCTTCCAGCGCTGCGGGAATTGCGCCGTTGACGGCTCGTAGCGTGCCTGAAAGGCCTAGTTCGCCGAGAAACTCATAGTGGGTTAGCCTTTCCCCTTTTATCTGCTCTGAGGCGGCGAGAATGGCTAAGGCGATGGGGAGGTCATAACGACCTCCTTCTTTGGGAAGGTCGGCCGGAGCCAGATTGACCGTAATACGCTTGGCCGGAAATGAGAAACCGCAGTTGATGAGCGCGCTGCGTACACGATCGCGCGCCTCTTTGACGGTAGTTTCGGGCAATCCTACCAGCGTGAGGGCGGGTAATCCATTGCTGATATGTACCTCGATGGATACATCCGGCGCCTGCACGCCTATCATCGCCCGAGTATAGGTAACTGCCAGTGACATACTGTTCCCCTTTTGCTTAGGGGGGCATGATGCGTAATAACGGGCAAACAGTGGAATGAGGGGATAATGTTTTTGTGTGGCTGTTTTGAATAAATATTTTATTTATCAATTTATTGCTTGATGAGTGCGCGGCTTATCGCAAAACAGGGATCATCGCGTTGCGCCGTTTTATCAACCAGGCCGCGCGGCTCCCTATGGCGCGATCCTGATATTGACGTCTACATCTTACAGAGCAAACTGATATAATCGTCGCCAGCACCACCCCGGTTGGGTCATGGCACAAGCTTACAGCGTAACCGTGTTATCATTAGTATGCTAATCAATCGCCGAACCGTTCAGATTCCCGATTGCAACGAAATTCATCAGAGCATCCGCTACCTGATGATTATATTCTGCTTTTTGGTCGTTCTTATTCTGTTCGACAGAAAAACACCGAAAAAATTGTTGTCATATCATGCCTGATTGTGATAACTCTGTAGGCATTCGTTCGACAGTAGATTAATGAACACTCAATTTATGAAAGCCTTCTCCCTAGTGATTAGCCTAGTCGTGATTAGCGTGGTGGTGATTATTATCCCACCGTGCGGGGCAGCACTTGGACGACGAATGGCTTAGTAATCAAGCCCGAATTCAAGAAAACCCCCGCACCGAAAGGTCGGGGGTTTTTTGTTGGGCGTAAATACATAACGTAAGGGAACAGATGATGGTTAGTAGTGCAATATTCTGTTATTCCCGCAAGAAGTTGGGGAAATAACGATGACAGGGGCTCAATGGGTGGTACAAGCGCTGCGGGCGCAGGGAGTGGAAACCGTTTTTGGTTATCCTGGAGGCGCGATTATGCCGGTCTATGATGCACTGTATGACGGCGGCGTAGAGCATCTATTGTGTCGTCACGAGCAAGGCGCGGCAATGGCGGCGATCGGCTATGCCCGCGCAACCGGTAAAACCGGCGTATGCATTGCGACTTCCGGCCCCGGAGCGACAAACCTGATCACCGGATTGGCCGACGCATTGCTGGATTCGGTTCCCATTGTGGCTATTACCGGTCAGGTCGGCTCAGGGTTTATCGGTACGGATGCCTTTCAGGAAATCGACGTGTTAGGTCTTTCTCTGGCCTGCACCAAGCACAGTTTTCTGGTTGAGTCGTTGGAATCGCTGCCAGAGGTGATGGCCGAAGCGTTCGCGATCGCCGGCAGCGGTCGGCCGGGGCCGGTTCTGGTTGATATTCCCAAAGACATTCAGTTGGCCGAGGGCGATTTCACGCCGAATTTTGCGCCTGTCGATACCCACTTCGATTTTCCCGGACACGCGATGGAACAGGCCAGAAAAATGCTGGCACAAGCGCAGAAGCCGGTATTGTATATCGGCGGCGGGGTTGGTATGGCGCGGGCGGTTCCGGCGCTGCGTGAGTTTATTTCCACGACCGACATGCCATCCGTTGTGACGTTGAAAGGACTGGGGAGCGTGGATGCCAATCATCCCTATTATCTAGGTATGATTGGAATGCACGGTACGAAAGCCGCAAATCTGATGGTGCAGCAATGCGACCTGCTGATTGCCGTAGGCGCCCGTTTTGACGACAGGGTGACCGGTAAGCTGAATACGTTTGCGCCGCATGCCGGCGTTATCCATATGGATATCGACCCCGCCGAGATGAGTAAGCTGCGTCAGGCTAATGTTGAGCTGCAGGGCGATCTGAACGCGTTGTTGCCTGCGTTGCAACAACCGCTGAACATCGACCAATGGCGGCGGCAGGCGGTGATGATGAAAGCCGAGTATCCATGGCGTTATGATCATCCCGGCCAGGCAATTTATGCGCCTGCCTTACTGAAGGCCATCTCCGATCGCAAAACGGCGAATACGGTGGTGACGACGGATGTCGGCCAGCACCAAATGTGGACGGCTCAGCATATGACGTTCACCCGCCCTGAGAACTTCATCACTTCCAGTGGTCTGGGCACTATGGGATTCGGCGTACCCGCCGCCGTAGGAGCCCAGGTAGCCCGGCCTGACGATATGGTGATCTGTATTTCGGGTGACGGCTCTTTTATGATGAACATTCAAGAGTTGGGCACCATCAAGCGAAAACGGTTGCCGCTGAAGATTGTTCTGCTGGATAACCAACGATTAGGCATGGTTCGACAGTGGCAACAGCTGTTTTTTGATGAACGTTATAGTGAAACCAACCTTTCTGATAATCCCGATTTCCTCACGCTGGCAAGCGCCTTTGATATCCCAGGCCAGCGTATCAGCCGTAAAGACCAGATCGATGACGCGCTAGATGCCCTGTTTAACAGCGACGGGCCATACCTGCTGCATGTTTCCATTGATGAATACGAGAATGTCTGGCCGTTGGTGCCGCCCGGCGCCGGAAATGAAACGATGTTAGATAAAACAGAATAATAGCTGGAGAAAATAGAATGACACACCATCAGCTTTCGATTCAGGCCCGCTTTCGCCCAGAGATTCTGGAACGTGTATTGCGCATCGCCCGCCACCGTGGTTTCCGTGTCTGCGCCATGAACATGGCGCAGAGCGCCAATACCAACGATCACATCAATATTGAACTGACCGTTGCCAGTCATCGTCCGATAGATTTATTGTCGGCGCAGTTGAGTAAACTGCTGGATATTGCTTATGTTGAAATTCAGCCAATGACAACATCTCAGCAGTTCAGCGCCTAACATACAGAGTAAGGAAAATAAAGAATGACCAAGAAAGCTGACTACATTTGGTTTAACGGGGAGATGGTTCCGTGGGCGGACGCCAAAGTTCACGTTATGTCACACGCCTTGCATTACGGCACTTCCGTCTTTGAAGGCATTCGTTGTTATAACACGAATAACGGGCCGGCGGTGTTCCGCCACCGTGAACATATGCAGCGCCTGCATGACTCGGCGAAGATTTACCGTATGCCGTTGCAGCAGAGCGTTGATGAGCTGATGGAAGCCTGCCGCGAGACGATCCGTAAAAACAATCTGACCGGCGCCTATATCCGTCCGCTGGTATTCGTCGGCGATGTCGGCATGGGCGTTAACCCGCCGGACGGCTACAAACCGGATGTGATCATCGCGGCGTTCCCATGGGGCGCTTATTTGGGCGAAGACGCGTTGGATCAGGGGATTGACGCCATGGTGTCGTCGTGGCACCGCGCCGCCGCGAATACCATTCCTACCGCCGCTAAAGCGGGCGGGAACTATCTGTCCTCTCTGCTGGTCGGCAGTGAAGCCCGCCGTCATGGCTATCAGGAAGGGATTGCGCTGGATGTGCATGGCTACGTGTCCGAAGGCGCGGGCGAAAACCTGTTTGAAGTGAAAGACGGCATTCTTTTCACGCCGCCGTTTACCTCTTCCGCGCTACCGGGTATTACGCGCGATGCCATCATCAAGCTGGCGAAAACATTAGGTCTTGAGATCCGTGAACAGGTGTTGTCGCGTGAATCGCTGTATCTGGCCGACGAAGTCTTTATGTCCGGCACCGCGGCTGAAATCACGCCGGTTCGCAGCGTCGACGGCATTCAGGTCGGTATCGGCAAATGCGGCCCGGTAACCAAAAAACTGCAACAGGCGTTTTTCGGCCTGTTTACCGGCGAAACAGAAGATAAATGGGGCTGGCTGGATCCGGTTAACCGTTAATCGGCCCATTATGACAGACAGATTCTGGTGATGGCGCGCTTTGTCATCACCCATTAAGTTAATACTGGAGTAACAAGAGTATGCCTAAGTACCGTTCAGCCACGACCACGCACGGCCGTAATATGGCCGGCGCCCGAGCCTTGTGGCGAGCCACCGGAATGACCGACAACGATTTTGGCAAGCCGATTATCGCGGTGGTTAACTCATTCACCCAGTTCGTACCGGGTCATGTGCATTTGCGCGATATGGGCAAACTGGTTGCCGAGCAAATCGAAGCCTCCGGCGGCGTGGCGAAAGAGTTCAATACTATTGCGGTTGATGACGGTATCGCTATGGGGCATGGCGGCATGCTCTATTCTCTGCCTTCACGTGAACTGATTGCCGATTCGGTTGAATACATGGTGAATGCGCACTGCGCCGATGCCATGGTGTGCATTTCCAACTGCGACAAAATCACCCCGGGAATGATGATGGCCGCGCTGCGGCTGAATATTCCGGTGATTTTCGTATCCGGCGGTCCGATGGAAGCGGGCAAAACCAAGCTTTCCGATCAACTGATCAAGCTGGATCTGGTCGATGCCATGATCCAGGGGGCGAACCCGAAAGTCAGCGATGCCGATAGCGAACAGATTGAACGTTCCGCCTGCCCGACCTGCGGCTCCTGTTCCGGTATGTTTACCGCCAACTCCATGAACTGCCTGACCGAGGCGCTGGGCCTGTCGCTGCCGGGCAACGGTTCCCTGCTGGCGACCCACGCCGATCGTAAAAATCTGTTTCTGGAAGCCGGTACGCGCATCGTCGAATTGACCAAACGCTACTACGAACAAGATGATGAAAGCGTGTTGCCGCGCAGCATTGCCACCAAGGCGGCGTTTGAGAATGCCATGACGCTGGATATCGCCATGGGCGGTTCGACGAATACCGTTCTGCATCTGCTGGCTTCGGCGCAGGAAGGGGAGGTCGATTTCGCCATGGAAGATATCGATCGTCTGTCGCGTAAAGTTCCCCACCTGTGCAAAGTGGCGCCGAGCACGCAGAAATATCATATGGAAGACGTGCACCGCGCCGGCGGGGTGATCGGCATTCTGGGCGAACTGGATCGCGCCGGCCTGCTGCATCGCGACGTGCGCAACGTGCTGGGCAAGAGCCTGCCGGAAACCATCGAAGCATATGATGTGATGGTGACGAAAGACGACGGCGTGAAACGCATGTACTCCGCCGGTCCTGCCGGTATCCGCACCACGCAGGCGTTCTCGCAGAGCTGCCGTTGGGATTCGCTGGATGTCGACCGTAAGGATGGCTGTATTCGCTCCCGCGAGTTTGCCTATAGTCAGGACGGCGGTTTGGCCGTGCTGTACGGCAATCTGGCGGAAGACGGCTGTATCGTGAAAACGGCGGGTGTGGACAAAGGCAGCCTGGTTTTCCGCGGTCCGGCGAAAGTTTATGAAAGCCAGGATGACGCGGTCGAAGCGATTCTGGGCGGCAAGGTCGTGGCCGGCGACGTGGTGGTCATTCGCTACGAAGGGCCGAAAGGCGGTCCGGGCATGCAGGAAATGTTGTATCCCACCAGCTTCCTGAAGTCGATGGGATTGGGCAAGGCCTGTGCGTTGATCACCGACGGTCGGTTCTCCGGCGGGACATCCGGTTTGTCCATCGGCCATGCTTCTCCCGAAGCCGCCAGCGGCGGACTCATCGGGCTGGTGGAAGACGGGGATATGATTGCTATTGATATTCCTGGCCGCAGCATCGCATTGGACGTGCCGGAAAATGAACTGGCAAGCCGTCGTGAAGCCGAACTGGCGCGGGGCGATGCGGCCTGGACGCCGCGTAATCGCGATCGTCAGGTCTCTTTTGCGCTGCGCGCTTATGCCAGCCTGGCAACCAGCGCCGATAAAGGCGCCGTCCGTGACAAGAGTAAGCTGGGAGGCTAACCATGGCTGTGTCGCAACCACTTCCCTCCGCTCCCTGCGGGGCGGAGTATCTGCGGGCGATCCTGCGTTCGCCGGTTTATGAAGTCACGCAGGTTACGCCGCTGGAGAAAATGGACAAACTTTCTTCACGGCTGGGTAATGTCATTTTGGTGAAGCGCGAGGATCGGCATGCGGTGCACAGCTTTAAGCTGCGCGGCGCGTACGCGATGATGGCCGGGCTGAGCGACGAACAGAAATCCCACGGCGTGATAACCGCTTCCGCCGGCAACCACGCGCAAGGCGTGGCGCTTTCCGCCAGTAAACTGGGCATTAACTCACTGATCGTCATGCCGGTGGCAACGGCCGATATCAAAGTCGACGCGGTGCGCGGCTTTGGCGGCGAGGTGCTGCTGCATGGCGCGAACTTCGACGAGGCGAAAGCCAAAGCCATTGAACTGTCGCAGCAGCAGAAAATGACGTTTTTACCGCCGTTCGATCACCCGGCGGTTATCGCCGGTCAGGGTACGCTGGCGATGGAACTGCTACAGCAGGATGCGCATCTGGACCGGGTATTTGTGCCGGTCGGCGGCGGCGGGCTGGCGGCAGGGGTCGCCGTGCTGATCAAACAGCTGATGCCGCAGATTAAAGTTATCGGGGTAGAGGCGGAAGACTCCGCCTGCCTGCGCGCCGCGCTGGATGCCGGTCATCCGGTCGATCTGGCGCGTGTGGGGCTGTTTGCCGAAGGCGTGGCGGTTAAGCGCGTCGGCGACGAAACGTTCCGCCTGTGCCGGGAATATCTGGACGACGTGATCACCGTCGACAGCGATGCCATCTGTGCGGCGGTCAAAGACCTGTTTGAAGATGTGCGCGCGATTGCCGAGCCTTCCGGCGCGCTGGCGCTGGCGGGAATGAAGAAATACATCCAGCAGCATCAGATTCAGGGCGAACGCCTGGCGCATGTGCTGTCCGGCGCCAACGTCAATTTCCACGGTCTGCGCTATGTTTCCGAGCGTTGTGAACTTGGCGAACAGCGGGAAGCGCTGCTGGCGGTGACGATCCCGGAGAAAAAAGGCAGTTTTCTTAAGTTTTGCCAACTGCTGGGCGGCCGCTCCGTTACCGAATTCAACTATCGCTATG
This window encodes:
- the ilvD gene encoding dihydroxy-acid dehydratase, with the translated sequence MPKYRSATTTHGRNMAGARALWRATGMTDNDFGKPIIAVVNSFTQFVPGHVHLRDMGKLVAEQIEASGGVAKEFNTIAVDDGIAMGHGGMLYSLPSRELIADSVEYMVNAHCADAMVCISNCDKITPGMMMAALRLNIPVIFVSGGPMEAGKTKLSDQLIKLDLVDAMIQGANPKVSDADSEQIERSACPTCGSCSGMFTANSMNCLTEALGLSLPGNGSLLATHADRKNLFLEAGTRIVELTKRYYEQDDESVLPRSIATKAAFENAMTLDIAMGGSTNTVLHLLASAQEGEVDFAMEDIDRLSRKVPHLCKVAPSTQKYHMEDVHRAGGVIGILGELDRAGLLHRDVRNVLGKSLPETIEAYDVMVTKDDGVKRMYSAGPAGIRTTQAFSQSCRWDSLDVDRKDGCIRSREFAYSQDGGLAVLYGNLAEDGCIVKTAGVDKGSLVFRGPAKVYESQDDAVEAILGGKVVAGDVVVIRYEGPKGGPGMQEMLYPTSFLKSMGLGKACALITDGRFSGGTSGLSIGHASPEAASGGLIGLVEDGDMIAIDIPGRSIALDVPENELASRREAELARGDAAWTPRNRDRQVSFALRAYASLATSADKGAVRDKSKLGG
- the ilvA gene encoding threonine ammonia-lyase, biosynthetic encodes the protein MAVSQPLPSAPCGAEYLRAILRSPVYEVTQVTPLEKMDKLSSRLGNVILVKREDRHAVHSFKLRGAYAMMAGLSDEQKSHGVITASAGNHAQGVALSASKLGINSLIVMPVATADIKVDAVRGFGGEVLLHGANFDEAKAKAIELSQQQKMTFLPPFDHPAVIAGQGTLAMELLQQDAHLDRVFVPVGGGGLAAGVAVLIKQLMPQIKVIGVEAEDSACLRAALDAGHPVDLARVGLFAEGVAVKRVGDETFRLCREYLDDVITVDSDAICAAVKDLFEDVRAIAEPSGALALAGMKKYIQQHQIQGERLAHVLSGANVNFHGLRYVSERCELGEQREALLAVTIPEKKGSFLKFCQLLGGRSVTEFNYRYANEKDACIFAGVRLTRGHAERDEIIAELSAGGYEVVDLSDDEMAKLHVRYMVGGRPSKPLQERLYSFEFPESPGALLKFLNTLGTHWNISLFHYRSHGTDFGRVLAAFELEAGDPEFEKHLHDLGYECHDETNNPSFRFFLAG
- the ilvM gene encoding acetolactate synthase 2 small subunit — its product is MTHHQLSIQARFRPEILERVLRIARHRGFRVCAMNMAQSANTNDHINIELTVASHRPIDLLSAQLSKLLDIAYVEIQPMTTSQQFSA
- the ilvG gene encoding acetolactate synthase 2 catalytic subunit yields the protein MTGAQWVVQALRAQGVETVFGYPGGAIMPVYDALYDGGVEHLLCRHEQGAAMAAIGYARATGKTGVCIATSGPGATNLITGLADALLDSVPIVAITGQVGSGFIGTDAFQEIDVLGLSLACTKHSFLVESLESLPEVMAEAFAIAGSGRPGPVLVDIPKDIQLAEGDFTPNFAPVDTHFDFPGHAMEQARKMLAQAQKPVLYIGGGVGMARAVPALREFISTTDMPSVVTLKGLGSVDANHPYYLGMIGMHGTKAANLMVQQCDLLIAVGARFDDRVTGKLNTFAPHAGVIHMDIDPAEMSKLRQANVELQGDLNALLPALQQPLNIDQWRRQAVMMKAEYPWRYDHPGQAIYAPALLKAISDRKTANTVVTTDVGQHQMWTAQHMTFTRPENFITSSGLGTMGFGVPAAVGAQVARPDDMVICISGDGSFMMNIQELGTIKRKRLPLKIVLLDNQRLGMVRQWQQLFFDERYSETNLSDNPDFLTLASAFDIPGQRISRKDQIDDALDALFNSDGPYLLHVSIDEYENVWPLVPPGAGNETMLDKTE
- a CDS encoding YifB family Mg chelatase-like AAA ATPase; this encodes MSLAVTYTRAMIGVQAPDVSIEVHISNGLPALTLVGLPETTVKEARDRVRSALINCGFSFPAKRITVNLAPADLPKEGGRYDLPIALAILAASEQIKGERLTHYEFLGELGLSGTLRAVNGAIPAALEAIKSGRQLILPAGNQQEMTLIPQGEALMADHLLQVCAFLQGEEELRRCSGDRQEEQVDDDILDLKEIIGQEQAKRALEITAAGGHNLLLLGPPGTGKTMLASRLGNLMPPLSDEEALESAAINSLINIDATMTRWRTRPFRAPHHSASMTALVGGGSLPKPGEISLAHNGVLFLDELPEFERRVLDSLREPLESGEIIISRARAKVCYPARFQLVAAMNPSPSGHYQGIHNRLPAQQILRYLSKLSGPFLDRFDISIEVPLLPPGILRQQTCQGESSAVVRERVLSARQRQLERANKINARLRPNEIEKYCQLSADDAAYLEEVMGRLGLSVRAWHRILKVARTIADLGGQTDIHRKHLAEALSYRCMDRLLIQLHKNLG
- a CDS encoding branched-chain amino acid transaminase; this translates as MTKKADYIWFNGEMVPWADAKVHVMSHALHYGTSVFEGIRCYNTNNGPAVFRHREHMQRLHDSAKIYRMPLQQSVDELMEACRETIRKNNLTGAYIRPLVFVGDVGMGVNPPDGYKPDVIIAAFPWGAYLGEDALDQGIDAMVSSWHRAAANTIPTAAKAGGNYLSSLLVGSEARRHGYQEGIALDVHGYVSEGAGENLFEVKDGILFTPPFTSSALPGITRDAIIKLAKTLGLEIREQVLSRESLYLADEVFMSGTAAEITPVRSVDGIQVGIGKCGPVTKKLQQAFFGLFTGETEDKWGWLDPVNR
- a CDS encoding DUF413 domain-containing protein — protein: MAESFSTNNRFFDNKFYPRGFSRHGDFTIKEAQLLERHGYAFNELDLGKRQPVTEEEVQFVAMCRGERKAETDMEKIWSKYMDRIRRPKRFHTLSGGKPQMDAVEEYTESDD
- the ilvL gene encoding ilv operon leader peptide, with product MKAFSLVISLVVISVVVIIIPPCGAALGRRMA